The following coding sequences are from one Rathayibacter sp. SW19 window:
- a CDS encoding ribonuclease HI family protein, giving the protein MTITAAADGSALGNPGPAGWAWYVDEDHWAAGGWPHGTNNQGELMAVLDLFTATADDADQELHVLCDSQYVINTVTKWMPGWKRKGWRKADGSAVLNLELIKELDAAIAGRRFRFEWVKGHAGHTLNEAADERARAAALAYQNGSALDSGPGWSRKAARALDDTDTLFGIDVAAAALSDAATVERLERRLLDPLVRADAAEVARLLHPQFEEIGASGRHYDRDTVLQILESDPRTSATVEDVTTDAIADGVILLTYRSETNAGARLRSSLWVRQGSHWRLRFHQGTPERS; this is encoded by the coding sequence ATGACGATCACTGCGGCGGCAGACGGTTCCGCTCTCGGAAACCCTGGCCCCGCCGGTTGGGCGTGGTACGTCGACGAGGATCATTGGGCTGCAGGCGGCTGGCCGCACGGCACCAATAACCAAGGCGAACTCATGGCCGTGCTCGACCTGTTCACGGCCACCGCTGACGATGCCGATCAGGAACTGCACGTGCTCTGCGACAGCCAGTACGTGATCAACACCGTGACGAAGTGGATGCCCGGCTGGAAACGCAAAGGCTGGCGCAAGGCTGACGGCTCCGCCGTGCTCAACCTCGAGTTGATCAAGGAGCTCGATGCGGCGATTGCCGGCCGTCGCTTTCGCTTCGAATGGGTCAAGGGGCACGCAGGACACACCCTCAACGAGGCTGCTGACGAGCGTGCACGAGCGGCAGCGCTGGCATACCAGAACGGCTCAGCGCTCGATTCCGGCCCAGGCTGGAGCCGCAAAGCGGCTCGAGCTCTTGACGACACGGATACCCTGTTCGGCATTGATGTCGCCGCCGCCGCACTGAGCGATGCCGCGACGGTCGAACGGTTGGAGCGCCGCCTGCTCGATCCGCTGGTGCGGGCCGACGCTGCGGAGGTGGCCCGGCTGCTGCATCCGCAGTTCGAGGAGATCGGTGCTTCCGGTCGACATTACGACCGCGACACTGTGCTGCAAATACTCGAGTCCGATCCGCGGACCAGCGCAACCGTCGAGGACGTGACGACGGATGCGATCGCAGACGGGGTCATCCTACTGACGTACCGGTCGGAGACGAACGCGGGCGCGCGACTGCGCAGTTCGCTGTGGGTGCGCCAGGGATCCCACTGGCGGCTGCGCTTTCACCAGGGAACGCCTGAGCGGTCGTAG
- a CDS encoding DUF3043 domain-containing protein: MAKRPTASESAAQTHPPETAEETAARLEQAGKGHPTPSRKEREAANKRPLVPEDRKEAARQARSKNAESREKARLGMAAGDDRYLTARDKGPQRRFVRDYVDARFSVGEIMIPVMLLVIVLTFLPQREMQVYGIIALWTFFLIAVVDCFFLGFTVRRKLAAKFGESKVERGVRWYAAMRALQLRVIRLPKPQVKRGHYPR; this comes from the coding sequence GTGGCAAAACGACCAACCGCTTCCGAATCTGCTGCACAGACGCACCCGCCTGAGACGGCGGAGGAGACCGCAGCGCGCCTCGAACAGGCCGGCAAGGGGCATCCGACGCCGAGCCGCAAGGAACGCGAGGCTGCCAACAAGCGTCCCCTCGTGCCAGAGGACCGCAAAGAAGCAGCGCGACAGGCGCGGTCGAAAAACGCAGAGTCGCGAGAAAAGGCGCGCCTCGGCATGGCCGCAGGTGACGACCGTTATCTCACCGCCCGCGACAAAGGGCCCCAACGGCGTTTTGTCAGGGACTACGTGGACGCGCGTTTCAGCGTCGGCGAGATCATGATTCCGGTGATGCTGCTGGTGATCGTGCTGACCTTCCTGCCTCAGCGCGAGATGCAGGTGTACGGGATCATCGCATTGTGGACGTTCTTCCTCATCGCCGTCGTCGACTGCTTCTTTCTCGGCTTCACCGTTCGGCGAAAACTTGCCGCCAAATTCGGGGAAAGCAAGGTTGAGCGTGGAGTGCGCTGGTATGCCGCGATGCGCGCACTGCAATTGCGTGTGATCCGCCTGCCGAAGCCGCAGGTCAAGCGCGGGCACTATCCGCGCTGA
- a CDS encoding dipeptidase, translating to MMHSEENVNQSTTDEAVTRAVGEGLPSAIADLGALVRIPSVSWAAFDPAHVAASADAVASLLRNLGVFDTVTISRAPIGTGSAGEVGEVGETLGQPAVLAARAAKAGHPTVLLYAHHDVQPPGQDADWETAPFEPTVRGDRLYGRGAADDKAGVMTHIAAIRALADASNGDIELGLSVFIEGEEEYGSRSFANFLHQHQDTLAADVIIVADSDNWDVKTPALTVSLRGNVTFHLTVRTLAHASHSGMFGGAVPDAMLAMIRLLATLHSDDGSVAVAGLHAVDAQTPDYDETQLREEAALLDGVTPIGTGGILSRLWTKPAITVTGIDAPSIANASNTLSPAVTVQISARIAPGQTAGDAFAAIEQHLREHAPFGATLEFDDVDTGEPFLVDTSGWAVDEVKRAMSDGWGVDPVETGIGGSIPFIADLVGVFPEAQILVTGVEDPDTRAHSPNESLHLGVFKRAIMTEALFLARLNEARPDSHR from the coding sequence ATGATGCACAGCGAAGAGAACGTCAACCAATCGACAACGGATGAGGCGGTCACGAGGGCGGTGGGTGAGGGTCTGCCCAGTGCGATCGCCGACTTGGGAGCACTCGTGCGCATCCCATCGGTCTCCTGGGCAGCGTTCGATCCTGCACACGTTGCAGCCAGTGCGGATGCCGTCGCGTCGCTGTTGCGTAACCTTGGCGTCTTCGACACGGTGACGATCAGCCGAGCACCGATCGGCACGGGCAGCGCGGGCGAAGTGGGCGAGGTGGGCGAAACACTGGGTCAGCCGGCCGTGCTCGCGGCCCGTGCCGCCAAGGCAGGCCACCCCACCGTGCTGCTGTACGCTCACCACGACGTGCAGCCGCCGGGGCAGGACGCCGACTGGGAAACGGCACCTTTCGAGCCGACCGTGCGCGGTGACCGCCTCTACGGCAGGGGCGCTGCCGACGACAAGGCAGGAGTGATGACGCACATCGCGGCAATTCGCGCACTGGCCGACGCGAGCAATGGTGACATCGAGCTTGGCTTGTCCGTCTTCATCGAAGGGGAGGAGGAGTACGGCTCGCGGTCCTTTGCGAACTTCCTCCACCAGCACCAGGACACCCTCGCTGCCGACGTGATCATCGTGGCCGATTCGGACAATTGGGATGTCAAGACGCCCGCATTGACGGTCTCGCTGCGGGGCAACGTGACGTTCCACCTGACCGTGCGCACGCTGGCGCACGCGTCCCACTCCGGAATGTTCGGCGGCGCCGTGCCGGATGCGATGCTGGCGATGATCCGTCTGCTTGCCACGTTGCATTCCGACGACGGCTCTGTGGCCGTCGCCGGTCTGCACGCCGTTGACGCTCAAACTCCTGACTACGACGAAACTCAGCTGCGCGAGGAGGCAGCGTTGCTCGACGGCGTCACTCCGATCGGCACGGGCGGCATTCTGAGTCGGCTGTGGACCAAACCGGCGATCACGGTCACCGGAATCGATGCGCCGAGCATCGCCAACGCATCCAATACGCTGTCGCCGGCGGTGACCGTTCAAATCAGCGCGCGGATCGCGCCGGGCCAGACAGCCGGAGATGCGTTCGCCGCTATCGAGCAGCATCTGCGCGAGCACGCGCCTTTCGGCGCAACGCTTGAGTTCGACGACGTCGACACGGGTGAACCCTTCCTGGTCGACACCAGCGGCTGGGCAGTGGACGAGGTCAAGCGGGCAATGTCCGACGGATGGGGCGTAGACCCGGTCGAGACCGGCATCGGCGGGTCGATCCCATTCATCGCCGACCTGGTAGGAGTGTTCCCGGAGGCCCAGATTTTAGTCACCGGCGTCGAGGATCCGGACACCCGCGCGCACAGTCCCAATGAATCGCTGCACCTCGGCGTGTTCAAGCGGGCGATCATGACAGAGGCGCTGTTCTTGGCACGGCTGAACGAAGCTCGGCCGGATTCTCATCGATAA
- the erpA gene encoding iron-sulfur cluster insertion protein ErpA: MSDTTLIETTPIETTPVRAKEHGVSLTDTAADKVRSLLAQEGRDDLRLRVAVQPGGCSGLIYQLYFDERVLDGDATVEFDGVEVVVDKMSVPYLDGATIDFEDTIAKQGFTIDNPNAEGSCACGDSFN, from the coding sequence ATGAGTGACACGACACTGATCGAGACGACGCCGATCGAGACGACACCGGTCCGGGCCAAGGAGCACGGCGTCTCGCTGACCGATACAGCGGCGGACAAGGTGCGAAGCCTGCTGGCGCAGGAGGGTCGTGACGATCTTCGACTTCGGGTTGCGGTGCAGCCCGGCGGCTGCTCGGGGCTGATCTATCAGCTTTATTTCGACGAGCGGGTACTCGACGGCGACGCAACCGTCGAGTTCGACGGCGTCGAGGTGGTCGTCGACAAGATGAGCGTGCCGTATTTGGATGGCGCGACTATCGACTTCGAGGACACCATTGCGAAGCAGGGTTTCACCATCGACAATCCCAATGCAGAGGGAAGCTGTGCATGTGGTGACAGCTTCAATTAG
- the ctaC gene encoding aa3-type cytochrome oxidase subunit II produces the protein MRQKRRLRWAAIPIAATLAFLLAGCTTDQLHGFMPGFIAGEPPVTNHTERIAGLWVTSWIVLLIIGLIVWGLIIWTVIVYRRRKGQTGLPAQLRYNMPIEIFYTIVPLILIIGFFSFTARDQDAIEKPYAHPDLKVEVFAKQWAWDFQYTSDNAYDPGIQAQADPASGVKGAVDEAEIPTLYLPVGKSVAITLSSRDVIHSFWVPAFLYKKDVVPGHTNYMYLTPERNGTYVGKCAELCGEYHSAMLFNVKIVSEADYQAHIAELKAKGYVGQLGSEYDRNNNLPGTNAPKNNE, from the coding sequence GTGCGCCAGAAACGTCGACTCCGATGGGCTGCAATTCCGATCGCAGCGACACTCGCATTCCTCCTGGCTGGCTGTACCACAGACCAGTTGCACGGATTCATGCCCGGGTTCATTGCGGGGGAACCGCCCGTCACCAACCACACGGAACGCATCGCGGGGCTCTGGGTCACGTCGTGGATCGTGCTGTTGATCATCGGTCTGATCGTCTGGGGTCTGATCATCTGGACGGTGATCGTCTATCGTCGGCGCAAGGGGCAGACCGGCCTTCCGGCTCAACTGCGTTACAACATGCCGATCGAGATCTTTTACACGATCGTTCCGCTGATCTTGATCATCGGGTTCTTCTCGTTCACAGCGCGCGATCAGGACGCAATCGAAAAGCCCTACGCACACCCCGACCTGAAGGTTGAGGTTTTCGCGAAGCAGTGGGCATGGGACTTCCAGTACACCTCGGATAACGCGTATGACCCGGGCATCCAGGCGCAGGCAGATCCGGCATCCGGAGTCAAGGGCGCCGTTGACGAAGCCGAGATTCCCACGCTGTACCTCCCGGTCGGCAAATCGGTCGCCATCACCCTCAGCTCACGTGACGTGATCCACTCATTCTGGGTTCCCGCGTTCCTGTATAAGAAAGACGTCGTGCCCGGGCACACGAACTACATGTATCTCACACCGGAGCGCAACGGAACCTATGTCGGCAAATGTGCGGAGCTGTGTGGTGAATACCATTCCGCCATGCTCTTCAACGTGAAGATCGTCTCCGAAGCCGACTATCAGGCCCACATTGCGGAGCTGAAGGCGAAGGGGTACGTCGGGCAGCTGGGCTCCGAATACGATCGCAATAACAACCTGCCCGGTACGAACGCGCCGAAGAACAACGAGTAA
- the ctaD gene encoding aa3-type cytochrome oxidase subunit I — protein MTSTDHKTIGYMYLVTSFVYFCIGGVMALIMRAQLFEPGLEVVQTREQYNQLFTMHGTIMLLMFATPLFAGFVNVIMPLQIGAPDVAFPRLNAFAYWLYNFGSLIAVAGFLTPQGAASFGWFAYQPLASTTFSPGLGGNMWFLGLGISGFGTILGAVNFITTIVTLRAPGMTMFRMPIMTWNALVTSILVLMAFPVLAAAIFAAAADRVFGAHIFDAANGGALLWQHLFWFFGHPEVYIIALPFFGIVSEVFPVFSRKPVFGYKTLVYATISIAALSVTVWAHHMYVTGGVLLPFFSLMTMLIAVPTGVKIFNWVGTMFRGSLTFETPMLWAIGFLVTFTFGGLTGVILASPPLDFHVSDTYFVVAHFHYVVFGTVVFAMFSGFYFWWPKWTGKMLNERLGKWHFWLLFIGFHTTFLIQHWLGVIGMPRRYYTYLPTDGFTWLNQVSTIGAATLAVSMIPFFLNVYITARYAPKVTVNDPWGYGRSLEWATSCPPPRHNFTSIPRIRSESPAFDLNHPEAGLPLLVGVGAGREDDFATGKVK, from the coding sequence ATGACGTCGACGGATCATAAGACAATCGGGTACATGTATCTGGTCACGTCGTTCGTGTATTTCTGCATCGGCGGCGTGATGGCGTTGATCATGCGGGCGCAGTTGTTCGAGCCGGGTCTTGAGGTGGTGCAGACGCGGGAGCAGTACAACCAGTTGTTCACGATGCACGGCACGATCATGTTGTTGATGTTCGCGACACCGTTGTTCGCCGGCTTCGTGAATGTGATCATGCCGTTGCAGATCGGGGCGCCGGATGTGGCGTTTCCGCGGTTGAATGCGTTCGCGTATTGGTTGTACAACTTCGGCAGCCTGATTGCGGTTGCGGGGTTTTTGACGCCGCAGGGTGCTGCGTCGTTTGGTTGGTTCGCGTATCAACCGTTGGCCTCGACGACGTTCTCGCCGGGGTTGGGCGGGAATATGTGGTTCCTCGGGTTGGGTATCAGCGGGTTCGGCACGATTCTGGGTGCGGTGAACTTCATCACCACGATCGTGACCCTGCGCGCGCCCGGGATGACCATGTTCCGCATGCCGATCATGACCTGGAACGCGCTGGTGACATCAATTCTGGTGTTGATGGCCTTCCCAGTACTGGCCGCCGCAATCTTTGCAGCTGCCGCCGATCGGGTGTTCGGGGCGCATATCTTCGATGCGGCCAATGGCGGAGCTCTGCTCTGGCAACATCTGTTCTGGTTCTTCGGCCATCCGGAGGTCTACATCATCGCCCTGCCGTTCTTCGGCATCGTGTCAGAGGTGTTCCCTGTCTTCAGTCGAAAACCGGTGTTCGGGTATAAAACCCTGGTCTATGCCACGATCTCCATCGCCGCGCTGTCTGTCACGGTCTGGGCGCACCACATGTATGTCACCGGCGGGGTGTTGTTGCCGTTCTTCTCGCTGATGACGATGTTGATCGCGGTGCCGACCGGGGTGAAGATCTTCAACTGGGTCGGCACCATGTTCCGGGGATCTCTGACCTTCGAGACCCCGATGCTCTGGGCGATCGGGTTCCTGGTGACATTCACGTTCGGTGGTCTGACCGGGGTGATCCTGGCCTCCCCGCCGCTGGACTTCCACGTTTCGGACACGTACTTCGTGGTGGCGCACTTCCACTACGTCGTGTTCGGCACGGTCGTGTTCGCGATGTTCAGCGGGTTCTACTTCTGGTGGCCGAAGTGGACCGGCAAGATGCTGAACGAGCGGCTCGGCAAGTGGCACTTCTGGTTGCTGTTCATCGGCTTCCACACGACGTTCCTGATCCAGCACTGGCTGGGCGTAATCGGAATGCCGCGCCGCTACTACACCTACCTGCCGACCGATGGGTTCACCTGGCTGAACCAGGTCTCCACGATCGGTGCCGCAACGCTCGCAGTATCGATGATCCCGTTCTTCTTGAACGTGTACATTACGGCGCGCTATGCGCCGAAGGTGACGGTGAACGACCCATGGGGTTATGGCCGTTCGTTGGAGTGGGCGACCAGTTGCCCGCCGCCTCGGCATAACTTCACGTCGATTCCGCGCATCCGCAGCGAGTCGCCCGCGTTCGATCTCAACCATCCCGAGGCCGGGTTGCCGTTATTGGTCGGCGTCGGGGCGGGGCGGGAAGACGACTTCGCGACGGGAAAGGTGAAGTAG
- a CDS encoding cytochrome c oxidase subunit 4, whose protein sequence is MKASSVIFWIIAAFFWTVAAIYTVWALIYYHGRVEWVGTIALGLTGILGAFIGFYLGRSYASQGGPLPEDRVDGNIDDGDPELGHFSPWSWWPMLLAGSVGIMALGLAVGFWLCYIAVPLALICLVGWVFEYYRGYFAR, encoded by the coding sequence ATGAAGGCCAGTTCGGTCATCTTCTGGATCATTGCCGCGTTCTTCTGGACCGTGGCAGCGATCTACACGGTGTGGGCTCTGATCTATTACCATGGCAGGGTCGAGTGGGTCGGTACGATCGCACTCGGTCTCACCGGTATTCTCGGCGCATTCATCGGTTTCTATCTCGGCCGCTCATACGCCTCGCAGGGTGGGCCATTGCCAGAAGACCGGGTGGACGGCAACATCGACGACGGTGATCCGGAGCTCGGGCATTTCAGCCCCTGGAGCTGGTGGCCGATGCTGTTGGCCGGCTCGGTCGGGATCATGGCGCTCGGGCTTGCCGTCGGGTTCTGGCTGTGTTACATCGCGGTGCCACTCGCCCTGATCTGCCTGGTCGGCTGGGTGTTCGAGTACTACCGCGGATACTTCGCCCGCTAA
- a CDS encoding putative RNA methyltransferase — protein sequence MSLTHLAQWLRCPNCSAPLTPTAELTLGCTAGHRFDVNKRGYVTLVSTRSATAGDTAQMLADRAALLDSGAYAPVVDALLDALPRDTSRIVDAGCGTGYYLARALESRTAASGLALDRSAAGVRLAMRSSDRVSGLVADTWEPLPIRDSIADVVLNVFAPRNPGEFNRILRPGGSLIIIVPRDRHLRELREGARMLSVPADKAEHLEQQLAAQFSADSRVTVEYSLPLAAGQAELLREMGPSAYHPTLCDESVHENEAASGWMPPQSVTVSVDVLRFTRPLPASNQRLEPTG from the coding sequence ATGTCATTGACGCACCTTGCGCAATGGCTTCGGTGCCCGAACTGTTCCGCTCCGCTGACACCCACCGCCGAACTGACGCTCGGATGTACGGCAGGGCACCGCTTCGACGTCAACAAGCGCGGCTACGTAACGCTCGTGAGCACGCGAAGCGCGACGGCGGGCGATACCGCCCAGATGCTCGCCGACCGCGCCGCACTGCTCGACAGCGGCGCGTATGCTCCCGTCGTCGACGCACTACTGGACGCACTCCCGCGCGACACTTCACGTATCGTCGACGCGGGCTGCGGAACCGGCTACTACCTTGCTCGCGCGCTTGAATCGCGGACAGCGGCCAGCGGCCTCGCCCTGGATCGTTCCGCTGCGGGCGTCAGGCTGGCGATGCGCTCCAGCGATCGCGTCAGCGGCCTCGTCGCGGATACCTGGGAGCCTCTTCCGATTCGCGATTCCATCGCCGACGTCGTGCTCAATGTGTTTGCTCCGCGTAACCCCGGCGAATTCAATCGGATTCTCCGGCCCGGCGGGTCGCTGATCATCATCGTGCCGCGCGACCGGCATCTCCGGGAGCTACGCGAGGGCGCGCGGATGCTGTCTGTGCCGGCAGACAAGGCGGAACACCTCGAGCAACAACTCGCAGCTCAGTTCAGCGCCGACAGTCGTGTCACGGTCGAGTACTCACTCCCCCTGGCAGCCGGCCAAGCCGAGCTGCTTCGCGAGATGGGGCCGTCGGCGTATCACCCGACCTTGTGCGACGAAAGCGTGCACGAGAACGAGGCGGCATCCGGGTGGATGCCGCCTCAGAGTGTGACCGTCTCAGTCGACGTTCTACGCTTCACCCGGCCGCTTCCTGCGTCGAATCAGCGGCTTGAGCCGACCGGCTAG
- the qcrB gene encoding cytochrome bc1 complex cytochrome b subunit — protein sequence MSTTTTAPDAAKKSSFTASAISYLEERTSISVAVKGLGRKIFPDHWSFLLGEVALYSFVVILLSGTFLTFFFQASMAETVYNGAWVPLKGVEMSSALNSTLNISFDVRGGLLMRQIHHWAALLFVASIGLHMLRIFFTGAFRKPREINWVVGFILFILAMAEGFTGYSLPDDLLSGNGLRIIDGMVKGIPVVGTWISFLLFGGEFPGTAIVGRLYTLHILLLPAILLAVLGIHLLYVFVHKHTQYAGPGRTPENVVGYPILPVYAAKAGGFFFIVFGVIALMASLFTINPVWMYGPYDPSPISAGTQPDWYIGFADGALRLIPPGWEFVWLDRTWSFNIIVPLVVLGAFIVAVMFYPFLEGWITGDKREHHITDRPRNNATRTGIGAAGVTFYAALWAAASSDIIAVHFKLTMEGVIHSLQAIAILGPFVAFFIAKRICIALQRKDRSIALHGYESGRIVKLPGGEFIEVHEQLSDYERWRLVSYETYHPLMIRPNSRGKITAAQRTRAALSRWFFEDRIEPPTRGEIEGGHGQH from the coding sequence TTGAGCACCACAACCACCGCACCAGACGCGGCCAAGAAGAGCAGCTTCACCGCCTCAGCAATCAGCTATCTTGAAGAGCGCACGAGTATCTCCGTCGCCGTCAAGGGCCTCGGTCGCAAGATCTTTCCGGACCACTGGTCATTCCTACTCGGCGAGGTGGCGTTGTACAGCTTCGTCGTCATTCTGCTGTCCGGTACCTTCCTGACGTTCTTCTTCCAGGCATCAATGGCAGAGACGGTCTACAACGGCGCCTGGGTGCCATTGAAGGGCGTTGAGATGTCCTCGGCACTCAACTCGACTCTGAACATCTCCTTCGATGTGCGCGGCGGTCTGCTGATGCGCCAGATCCACCACTGGGCGGCGTTGCTTTTCGTTGCATCCATCGGTCTGCACATGCTCCGGATCTTCTTCACCGGTGCCTTCCGCAAACCGCGCGAGATCAACTGGGTCGTAGGATTCATACTCTTCATTCTGGCAATGGCAGAAGGCTTCACCGGATACTCGCTGCCCGATGATCTGCTTTCCGGCAACGGCCTTCGCATCATCGACGGAATGGTCAAGGGCATCCCTGTCGTCGGCACGTGGATATCCTTCCTGCTGTTCGGCGGAGAGTTCCCCGGCACCGCGATCGTGGGACGCCTGTACACCCTTCACATCCTCCTTCTGCCTGCGATCTTGCTTGCCGTGCTCGGGATACACCTGCTCTATGTCTTCGTGCATAAACACACGCAGTACGCAGGCCCAGGCCGCACGCCGGAGAACGTCGTGGGCTACCCGATCCTTCCGGTCTACGCCGCGAAGGCGGGCGGGTTCTTCTTCATCGTGTTCGGCGTGATCGCATTGATGGCGTCGCTGTTCACGATTAACCCGGTCTGGATGTACGGACCATATGACCCCTCGCCGATCTCCGCCGGAACACAGCCCGACTGGTACATCGGGTTCGCCGATGGCGCCCTCCGTCTGATACCGCCGGGCTGGGAGTTTGTGTGGCTCGACCGCACCTGGTCGTTCAACATCATCGTTCCACTCGTCGTACTCGGTGCCTTCATCGTGGCCGTCATGTTCTACCCGTTCCTCGAGGGGTGGATAACCGGCGACAAGCGTGAACATCACATCACCGATCGCCCGCGCAACAACGCGACGCGCACCGGAATCGGCGCTGCCGGCGTGACGTTCTACGCCGCGCTCTGGGCTGCTGCCAGTTCCGACATCATTGCGGTGCATTTCAAGCTGACAATGGAGGGCGTGATCCATTCGCTGCAAGCGATCGCGATCCTCGGCCCGTTCGTCGCCTTCTTCATCGCGAAGCGTATCTGCATCGCTCTGCAGAGGAAGGACCGCTCGATCGCCCTGCACGGTTACGAGTCTGGGCGCATCGTCAAGTTGCCCGGCGGGGAGTTCATCGAAGTCCACGAGCAACTCAGCGATTACGAGCGCTGGCGTCTGGTGAGCTACGAGACTTATCATCCATTGATGATCCGGCCCAACAGTCGCGGCAAGATCACGGCTGCCCAACGCACACGGGCTGCGCTCTCCCGGTGGTTCTTCGAAGATCGCATCGAACCGCCGACACGCGGCGAAATCGAAGGCGGCCACGGTCAGCACTGA
- the qcrA gene encoding cytochrome bc1 complex Rieske iron-sulfur subunit, with protein MAQDDNGGTELTAAASSAVDRWAGDPGTAVVLQDAPQNPGFPPHHVRITDKDPLKERRAARTVYTLFYLSIIGSIWAVAAYMLFPIESGNIADIRLSTLFVGLGMALALLGIGLGAIHWSKSLMSNKEGIDLRHAQGGSAETQARAVEIFAEANEESGFGRRTMIRNTLIGALIAFPLPAVVLFRGLGPQVDDPAALLEHTMWKKGTRLTRDPSGTPIKASDVTLGSVFHVIPEGLLEKSDMLEEKAKAAVLLMRLKPEDLHVSPDRKTWNYNGIVAYSKICTHVGCPVALYEQQTHHLLCPCHQSQFDITHEAKVIFGPAKRPLPQLPITVDAEGYLVARSDFHEPVGPSFWERH; from the coding sequence ATGGCACAGGACGATAACGGCGGCACAGAACTCACCGCTGCCGCCTCGTCGGCCGTCGACCGCTGGGCCGGCGATCCGGGTACGGCGGTGGTCCTTCAGGATGCGCCGCAGAACCCGGGCTTCCCGCCGCACCACGTGCGCATCACGGACAAGGATCCGCTGAAGGAACGTCGTGCTGCGCGCACAGTGTACACACTTTTCTACCTGTCGATCATCGGAAGTATCTGGGCGGTTGCCGCGTACATGCTGTTCCCGATCGAATCCGGAAACATCGCAGACATCCGACTGAGCACGTTGTTCGTCGGCCTCGGCATGGCTCTGGCACTTCTCGGCATCGGACTTGGGGCGATCCACTGGTCGAAGAGCCTGATGTCGAACAAGGAGGGCATCGACCTGCGCCACGCCCAGGGAGGTAGTGCAGAGACTCAGGCTCGCGCCGTTGAAATCTTCGCCGAGGCGAATGAGGAGTCAGGTTTCGGACGCCGCACGATGATCCGCAACACGCTGATCGGCGCGCTTATCGCGTTCCCGCTGCCGGCAGTGGTGCTGTTCCGCGGTCTCGGACCCCAGGTCGACGACCCGGCGGCGCTGCTTGAACACACTATGTGGAAGAAGGGCACTCGCTTGACGCGTGATCCCTCTGGCACGCCGATCAAGGCATCCGACGTCACACTCGGCTCGGTCTTCCACGTGATCCCGGAAGGCCTGCTCGAAAAATCGGACATGCTCGAGGAGAAGGCCAAGGCCGCCGTGCTGCTCATGCGTTTGAAGCCGGAAGACCTCCACGTCTCTCCGGATCGCAAGACCTGGAACTACAACGGCATCGTCGCCTACTCGAAGATCTGCACGCACGTCGGTTGCCCTGTTGCGCTGTATGAGCAGCAGACTCACCATCTGCTGTGCCCGTGCCATCAGTCGCAGTTTGATATCACCCACGAGGCCAAAGTGATCTTCGGGCCTGCGAAGCGACCGCTGCCGCAGCTGCCGATCACCGTTGACGCCGAGGGTTATCTCGTCGCGCGCAGCGACTTCCATGAACCCGTCGGCCCGAGCTTCTGGGAGCGCCATTGA
- the qcrC gene encoding cytochrome bc1 complex diheme cytochrome c subunit, whose translation MRENTHTGGRKARTPRRSGRRHPLATVALIAIGLGLTGGAYAAINTSTATAESSSTTSVSVEQGSKLFMANCATCHGMNAVGTENGPSLIGVGAAAVDFQVGTGRMPMAMQGPQAEQKPVQFTQTDIDALAAYVASLAPGPAIPDSKYLDTSKGDAANGGELFRINCAMCHNVAGAGGALTEGKYAPPLAGVTPAHIYEAMVTGPQNMPVFNDLNITPNNKRDIITYLEYIQKNPSPGGNDLGAIGPVSEGLFLWIFGLGAIVALTVWITAKSN comes from the coding sequence ATGCGCGAGAACACGCACACAGGCGGCCGCAAGGCCCGCACACCTCGCCGGTCCGGGCGGCGTCATCCGCTCGCGACCGTCGCACTCATCGCGATCGGCCTCGGCCTCACCGGCGGCGCATACGCCGCGATCAACACGTCGACGGCGACCGCCGAATCCTCGTCGACGACGTCGGTCTCCGTCGAACAGGGCAGCAAGTTGTTCATGGCGAATTGCGCAACCTGCCACGGGATGAACGCCGTCGGTACAGAGAACGGGCCGAGCCTGATCGGCGTCGGTGCCGCTGCGGTCGACTTCCAGGTCGGAACGGGCCGCATGCCGATGGCCATGCAGGGCCCGCAGGCCGAGCAGAAGCCGGTGCAGTTCACGCAAACCGACATCGACGCGTTGGCCGCCTATGTTGCATCCCTGGCTCCCGGCCCTGCCATCCCCGACTCGAAGTACTTGGACACCAGCAAGGGCGACGCTGCCAACGGCGGCGAGTTGTTCCGCATCAACTGTGCGATGTGCCACAACGTTGCGGGAGCAGGGGGCGCGTTGACCGAGGGCAAGTATGCTCCGCCGCTGGCCGGTGTGACGCCGGCGCACATTTACGAGGCGATGGTGACCGGGCCGCAGAACATGCCGGTCTTCAACGACCTCAACATCACCCCGAACAACAAGCGCGACATCATCACCTATCTCGAGTACATCCAAAAGAACCCCTCACCAGGCGGAAACGACCTGGGCGCCATCGGCCCGGTATCCGAAGGGCTATTCCTGTGGATTTTCGGCCTCGGCGCCATCGTCGCGCTGACCGTATGGATCACGGCGAAGTCGAATTGA